A portion of the Oncorhynchus masou masou isolate Uvic2021 chromosome 11, UVic_Omas_1.1, whole genome shotgun sequence genome contains these proteins:
- the LOC135548781 gene encoding ubiquitin-like domain-containing CTD phosphatase 1, protein MSVSVIIKWGGQEYSISTLSEEDTVLDLKQSIKSLTGVLPERQKLLGLKVKGKPAEDDMKLGSLKLKPKTKIMMMGSREESLEDVLAPPPENDDVVNDFDIEEEVIEVENREENLAKIARRVKDYKVEEMNPPREGKRLLVLDVDYTLFDHKSCAETGQELMRPFLHEFLTSAFEDYDIVIWSATSMKWIDAKMKELGVTDNPNYKITFMLDSAAMITVHTPKRGVVEVKPLGVIWGKYSEFYSKRNTIMFDDIGRNFLMNPQNGLKIRPFMKAHLNREKDKELFKLSQYLKEIAKLEDFSFLNHKHWERYLSKKQSQ, encoded by the exons atgtctgtgtctgtgatcATTAAATGGGGTGGACAGGAGTACTCCATCAGTACACTCTCTGAAGAGGACACTGTGCTGGACCTCAAGCAGTCTATCAAGTCCTTGACTGGGGTTcttccagagagacagaaacTCCTAGGATTAAAAGTCAAAG GTAAACCAGCAGAGGATGACATGAAGCTGGGCTCACTGAAGCTCAAACCCAAGACCAAGATCATGATGATgggcagcagagaggagagtctg GAAGACGTTTTAGCACCTCCCCCAGAGAATGATGACGTTGTCAATGACTTTGACATTGAAGAAGAGGTGATTGAAGTAGAGAACAG AGAGGAGAACTTGGCCAAGATAGCCCGCCGTGTCAAAGACTACAAAGTGGAGGAGATGAACCCACCCAGGGAAGGAAAGAGGCTGCTAGTACTAGATGTGGACTACACATTGTTTG ATCACAAGTCATGTGCAGAGACAGGTCAAGAGCTCATGAGGCCTTTTCTCCATGAGTTCTTGACCTCTGCGTTCGAAGACTATGACATTGTAATTTGGT CTGCCACGAGTATGAAGTGGATTGATGCTAAAATGAAA GAGCTAGGAGTGACAGACAACCCTAACTACAAGATCACCTTCATGCTGGACAGTGCAGCCATGATCACAGTGCACACACCTAAGAGGGGTGTAGTGGAG GTGAAGCCTCTCGGGGTGATATGGGGCAAGTACAGTGAGTTCTACAGCAAGAGGAACACCATAATGTTCGACGACATTGGCAGAAATTTCCTCATGAACCCACAGAACGGACTGAAG ATTCGTCCATTCATGAAAGCGCACTTAAACCGTGAGAAAGACAAAGAGCTCTTCAAACTGTCTCAGTATCTTAAAGAGATTGCCAAACTGGAGGACTTCTCTTTTCTCAACCACAAGCATTGGGAGAG GTATCTGTCAAAGAAACAGAGCCAGTGA